In Luteipulveratus mongoliensis, the DNA window CTCGACGGGGGCGCCGTCCTCTGCGGGCAGCTCTTCGTAGACGAGGATCTCGCGGCGGACCTGCACCGGCACCTGGACAGTCTCGGTGACGACCCGCTTGCCGATGCGTACTCTGCTGGAGGCGACCTTGGCCGTCTGCACGTCGAGCCGCTCCTCATGACGCGTGACGGTCTGACCAGCCGAGTCGACCGCATCAGCACCAAGGGGTACGGCTGCGCGGGTCGCGGTCTGATCGGTCAGGTTTACGTCCTGCTGCGTCACTGCACATCTCCCTGCTGGTGGCCTGTGGCCCGCTGCACGGCTGTGGCCGGCATCCCGCTCTGTGCGGGAAGGCCCAGTACACGAGAGTGACACATCCATCGACGCCGTGCGTGCAGGCGCGGCACCCTACCCGGCAGTCCGCAGTTAGACTCGCCCGCGTGGAGCGATCCGACGAGCGGTTGCTGAGCGAGACCCTCGCCGCAGTAGCCCCAGGCACCGAGCTGCGCGATGCCCTCGAGCGCATCCTGCGCGGACGTACGGGAGCCCTCATCGTGCTGGGTCACGACAAGGTCGTCGAGGGGATCAGCACCGGCGGTTTCCCGATCGACATCGAGTTCTCGGCGACGCGGCTTCGCGAGCTGGCCAAGATGGACGGCGCCATCGTCCTTGACCGCGACATCACCCGCATCATGCACGCGGCCACGCAGCTGGTGCCCGATCCCAGCATCGAGACGCGCGAGTCGGGCACCCGGCACCGCACCGCCGAACGGGTCGCCAAGCAGACCGGCTTCCCCGTGGTCTCGGTGAGCCAGTCGATGCAGATCGTCGCGCTCTACGTCGGCAACACCCGCCACGTGCTCGAGGGCTCCAACGCGATCCTGTCCCGTTCGGCGCAGGCGCTGCAGACGCTCGAGCGCTACAAGTCCCGCCTCGATGAGGTCACCGGGACGCTGTCAGCCCTGGAGATCGAGGACCTCGTCACCGTCCGCGATGTCGCCAATGTGCTGCAGCGCCTGGAGATGGTGCGCCGGATCAGCGCCGAGATCGACCAATACGTTGTGGAGCTCGGCACCGACGGACGGCTGATGTCGCTCCAGCTCGAAGAGCTCGTCGGCGGCCTCGGCAACGACCGCGAGCTGGTCATCCGCGACTACATCGAGAGCACCCGCGAGCACCTGACCGTCGCGCAGGCGATGGAGCGGCTCTCGACCTTGTCCTCGACCGACCTGCTCGACTCAGCCGCCGGCGCACGCGCGATGGGCTTCCCGGTGATGGGTGAGGCCCTGGACGCCTCGATCAGCCCGCACGGTTACCGCCTGCTGACCAAGGTGCCGCGGCTGCCGGGCGCCATCGTCGACCGGCTCGTCGACCACTTCGGCACGCTGCAAAAGCTCCTGGCCGCCAACTTCGACGACCTCACCGCGGTCGAGGGTGTCGGCGAGAGCCGCGCCCGCGCTGTCCGCGAAGGCCTGTCACGACTGGCCGAGTCCAGCATCCTCGAGCGCTACGTCTGAGCTTGGTCGACCTGCAGCGCACGATCATCGACTGGTACGCCGGTGCGCAGCGTGATCTGCCCTGGCGCCGAGCCGACTGCTCGCCGTGGGGCATCTTCGTCTCTGAGGTGATGCTGCAGCAGACGCCCGTCGTGCGCGTCGAACCCGTGTGGCACGAGTGGATGTCGCGCTGGCCGACGCCCACCGCCCTCGCGGCTTCGCCGTCGGGTGAGGCCGTACGCGCGTGGGGACGTCTGGGCTACCCGCGCCGGGCTTTGCGTCTGCATGGCGCAGCGACGGCGATGGTCGATCGGCATGACGGCGAGGTGCCGTCGAATCTTGAGGAGTTGCAGGCACTTCCGGGCGTCGGCACCTATACGGCGGCAGCCGTCGCGGCCTTCGCCTTCGGAGCCCGGGTGCCAGTCGTCGACACCAACGTGAGGCGAGTGCATGCCCGGGCCGTCACCGGTGTCGAGCACGCCGCCCCGTCCCTGTCGCGCGCCGAGAGCGACCTCGCTGCCGAGCTCCTGCCCACCGACCCGGACGCGGCCCGCGTCTGGAACGTCGCGGTCATGGAGCTCGGCGCCCTCATCTGCACCGCCCGCGGCCCACGCTGTGACGAGTGCCCGGTCCGGGAGACGTGCGCCTGGGTGCGGGCCGGGCGGCCGGCGTACGACGGACCGCCTCGACGTGGCCAGGCCTGGGCCGGAACGGACCGTCAGGTCCGAGGGCGCCTGCTCCAGCTGCTGCGCGACAGCGCCGATCCAGTGCCGCGCGAGCAGCTGGAACAGGTCTGGGACGACGAGCTCCAACGCGAACGCTGCCTCGATGGGCTCGTCAGCGACGGTCTCGTAGAACCCTTGCAGGACAACAGGTTTCGGCTGCCCGGCTGACCCGGCAAAAGTTGGTGAGCCGCACACGCATACCTGTGCCCGCCATCAACTTTCGCCGGAGTTGCTCAGCGGCGGTAGAGCAGGTACTGCCGACGCGTCCGGTCGAAGTCACGCAGCTCGGGCTGCCACGCCGCCACGATGTCTCGCGCGCTCGCCTTCGCCGTGAACATCTTCAGGAACCGGTCCGAGCCGGTGAGCAGGTTGATCCACCGGCCCGCATCACCGCGCCAGTCGAAGCCTGGGTAGAGGTCGCGCAGTGTGGTCATCATCGTGGTCGCCGTGAGGATGGCGTCCACGCGCTGCGGGTCCTTGATGTGCACCTGCACGCCTCCGCAGACCTTGCCCTCGTTCTTGGAGAACGTGGGGGTGAAGTACGCCTCGCGGAACTCCACACCAGGCACCCGCGCCTTGGCGAGCAGCTGCGCCCAGCGGTAGTCGACGTACGGCGCACCGATCAGCTCGAAAGGCCTTGTCGTTCCTCGCCCTTCGGACAGATTGGTCGCCTCGAACATGCACGTGCCCGGATAGAGCAGAGCGGTATCCGGGGTCGGCATGTTGGGAGAGGGGAGGATCCATGGCCCGCCCGTGTCGGCGTACAGGCTGGATGGCGACCAGCCCTCGACCTGGACGACGGACAGGTCCTCGACCTTCTTGCCGGCCACTCGCGTCATGAACTCGCCGTTGTAGAACCGGGCGAGCTCTCCGGCTGTCATGCCGTGCTGCTGGGCGATCTTGTCGAGCCCGACGCCGGAGGTGAACCCGTCCTTCAGGACCGGCCCTTTCGCTTGTCCCCCAACAGGATTCGGGCGATCCAGTACGACGAATCGCTTGCCGGTCTTAGCGGCTGCGGCCATCGCGTTGTAGAGCGTCCAGATGTAGGTGTAGAACCGCGCGCCGACGTCCTGGATGTCGAAGACGATGGTGTCGACCTTGGCCGTAGCGAAGTAGCCGGCGAACTTGTCGATGGTCGCGCCGTAGGCGTCGTAGACCGTGACGCCGGTGCGCTCGTCGACGTAGGTCTCTTCCGACCCGCCCGCCTGGGCCGTGCCGCGGAAGCCGTGCTCGGGACCAAAGACGCCGCCGACCTCGACCTTGCCGGACTCGACCATGACGTCGACGATGCTGCGCAGCCCGTCCCGGACGACGCCGGTCGGGTTGGTGATGACGCCGATGCGCTGTCCGGCGAACACCTGCCACGAGGCAGCGGCCGCGACGTCGGCGCCGCACCGGAAGCGTCGTCCGCCGGGCCTGCTGTCACCGGGTTGAGCAGCCGCGCTCGCCGCGGTGCCGAGAGAGAGGGCGCCGGCGCCGACCGCCGCCGCGCCCAGCAGGCCGCGTCGGCCTACTCGCCTGTCCGGGAAATCGTTTTCGTTGCCCATGCCGACAGCGTCCCGCAAACCCGCTCGGATTTGTCCAAGACCAGGAGAAATCCTCAGGCGTCGACGTTCTGCAGTCCGAGTGCCGTGAGTGCTTCTTCGAGGACCTCGTCGGCGTCGCCCTCGGCGTGCACGACGACACCGGGCTCGGCCTTCTGCAGCGGCTCGAGGTCGGCGAGCTGGCTGTCGAGCAGAGACGCCGGCATGTAGTGGCCCTTGCGCTTGGACAGCCGCTCCTCGAGCACCGTCCGGTCGACGTCGACGTGGCAGAACCGCACACCTGGACGTCCGTCACGCAGCAGGTCGCGGTAGGTCTTCTTCAGCGCCGAGCAGGTGATGATCGCGCTCCGGCCGCCGCTCTCGTGCTCATCAATCCACGCGCCGATGGCCTTCAACCACGGCCAGCGGTCCTCGTCGGTGAGCGGGTGGCCGCTCTTCATCTTCTCGACGTTGGCCTTGGAGTGGAACTCATCGCCCTCGGCGAAGATCCAGCCCATCCGCTCGGCGATGCCCTTGGCGACGGTCGTCTTGCCCGACCCGGACACACCCATGACGATGATGAACTGCGGCTGCTGCGACGCATCAGACATGCAGCCCACCCTAGAGCCGCGCCTGGGCCGGCTCCGTCGTACGACTCGGGTTGCGGGAGGCGGCGTACGACGGTAAGTTCCTGCGTTTGTGCGTGCCGGCCTCAGAACGTACTGGCGGCTCCTTGTCGCCGGCTTCCGCCAACAGTCCACCTATCGGCTCGCCGCTCTCGGCGGGCTCATTGCCAATGCCACTTTCGGGTTCCTCAAGGTCGCCGTCCTCTTTGCGACGGTGCGCGCTGCTGGTGGCCAGCTGAACGGTTACGACCAAGCCTCGATGAGTGCCTACATCTGGCTCTCGCAAGGCCTGCTCGGATCCGTCAACCTGCATGGACGTAGCGATATCGCCGACCGCATCAAGGACGGTCAGATCGCCATCGACTTCCTGCGCCCGCTCGACGTGCAAGGGGCCAGTGTCGTGACGGAGGTGGGCAAGGCGTTGTTTGCGCTGATCCCTCGCGGCATCCCCAGCGTGCTGCTGGGTGTCGTCTTCGTCGGCATGTCGATGCCCAGCACTCCCCTGCCGTACGTCCTGGGTCTGCTGAGCGTGATCCTCGGCATCACGATCGGCTGCACGTCGGTGTATCTCGTTGCCACTGCTGGGTTCTGGATGATCGAGACCCGAGGCGTCCAGGTGCTCTACATGATCGTGTCGGGGTTCCTCGCCGGCCTGTTCGTGCCGATCTCACTGTTCCCGACGTGGTTGCGAGTGCTCGCCGAAGCCACCCCGTTCCCGTCGATGATGATGTACCCGATCGACGTCTTGTCGGGTCGCGCTGACACGTTCGAGAGCCTCCAGCTCGTCGGGCTCCAAGTGTTCTGGCTCGCGCTCACCGGTCTCGTCGGGCACTCCCTGACGTCCGCCG includes these proteins:
- a CDS encoding YsnF/AvaK domain-containing protein; the protein is MTQQDVNLTDQTATRAAVPLGADAVDSAGQTVTRHEERLDVQTAKVASSRVRIGKRVVTETVQVPVQVRREILVYEELPAEDGAPVESSAPAEGAVDAGEPTSRRARRSALGADESAGPTEVVLHEERPVVSLQTVQVERVRLTTTTTDAQHTVTEPVRREQVELVHQTPTAS
- the disA gene encoding DNA integrity scanning diadenylate cyclase DisA; protein product: MERSDERLLSETLAAVAPGTELRDALERILRGRTGALIVLGHDKVVEGISTGGFPIDIEFSATRLRELAKMDGAIVLDRDITRIMHAATQLVPDPSIETRESGTRHRTAERVAKQTGFPVVSVSQSMQIVALYVGNTRHVLEGSNAILSRSAQALQTLERYKSRLDEVTGTLSALEIEDLVTVRDVANVLQRLEMVRRISAEIDQYVVELGTDGRLMSLQLEELVGGLGNDRELVIRDYIESTREHLTVAQAMERLSTLSSTDLLDSAAGARAMGFPVMGEALDASISPHGYRLLTKVPRLPGAIVDRLVDHFGTLQKLLAANFDDLTAVEGVGESRARAVREGLSRLAESSILERYV
- a CDS encoding A/G-specific adenine glycosylase — encoded protein: MVDLQRTIIDWYAGAQRDLPWRRADCSPWGIFVSEVMLQQTPVVRVEPVWHEWMSRWPTPTALAASPSGEAVRAWGRLGYPRRALRLHGAATAMVDRHDGEVPSNLEELQALPGVGTYTAAAVAAFAFGARVPVVDTNVRRVHARAVTGVEHAAPSLSRAESDLAAELLPTDPDAARVWNVAVMELGALICTARGPRCDECPVRETCAWVRAGRPAYDGPPRRGQAWAGTDRQVRGRLLQLLRDSADPVPREQLEQVWDDELQRERCLDGLVSDGLVEPLQDNRFRLPG
- a CDS encoding exo-beta-N-acetylmuramidase NamZ family protein, with translation MGNENDFPDRRVGRRGLLGAAAVGAGALSLGTAASAAAQPGDSRPGGRRFRCGADVAAAASWQVFAGQRIGVITNPTGVVRDGLRSIVDVMVESGKVEVGGVFGPEHGFRGTAQAGGSEETYVDERTGVTVYDAYGATIDKFAGYFATAKVDTIVFDIQDVGARFYTYIWTLYNAMAAAAKTGKRFVVLDRPNPVGGQAKGPVLKDGFTSGVGLDKIAQQHGMTAGELARFYNGEFMTRVAGKKVEDLSVVQVEGWSPSSLYADTGGPWILPSPNMPTPDTALLYPGTCMFEATNLSEGRGTTRPFELIGAPYVDYRWAQLLAKARVPGVEFREAYFTPTFSKNEGKVCGGVQVHIKDPQRVDAILTATTMMTTLRDLYPGFDWRGDAGRWINLLTGSDRFLKMFTAKASARDIVAAWQPELRDFDRTRRQYLLYRR
- a CDS encoding gluconokinase, translated to MSDASQQPQFIIVMGVSGSGKTTVAKGIAERMGWIFAEGDEFHSKANVEKMKSGHPLTDEDRWPWLKAIGAWIDEHESGGRSAIITCSALKKTYRDLLRDGRPGVRFCHVDVDRTVLEERLSKRKGHYMPASLLDSQLADLEPLQKAEPGVVVHAEGDADEVLEEALTALGLQNVDA
- a CDS encoding ABC transporter permease, with protein sequence MRAGLRTYWRLLVAGFRQQSTYRLAALGGLIANATFGFLKVAVLFATVRAAGGQLNGYDQASMSAYIWLSQGLLGSVNLHGRSDIADRIKDGQIAIDFLRPLDVQGASVVTEVGKALFALIPRGIPSVLLGVVFVGMSMPSTPLPYVLGLLSVILGITIGCTSVYLVATAGFWMIETRGVQVLYMIVSGFLAGLFVPISLFPTWLRVLAEATPFPSMMMYPIDVLSGRADTFESLQLVGLQVFWLALTGLVGHSLTSAGRQKLEVQGG